The proteins below come from a single Triticum aestivum cultivar Chinese Spring chromosome 5D, IWGSC CS RefSeq v2.1, whole genome shotgun sequence genomic window:
- the LOC543325 gene encoding gibberellin 20 oxidase 1-D, producing the protein MVQPVFDAAVLSGRADIPSQFIWPEGESPTPDAAEELHVPLIDIGGMLSGDPAAAAEVTRLVGEACERHGFFQVVNHGIDAELLADAHRCVDNFFTMPLPEKQRALRHPGESCGYASSFTGRFASKLPWKETLSFRSCPSDPALVVDYIVATLGEDHRRLGEVYARYCSEMSRLSLEIMEVLGESLGVGRAHYRRFFEGNDSIMRLNYYPPCQRPLETLGTGPHCDPTSLTILHQDNVGGLQVHTEGRWRSIRPRADAFVVNIGDTFMALSNGRYKSCLHRAVVNSRVPRKSLAFFLCPEMDKVVAPPGTLVDAANPRAYPDFTWRSLLDFTQKHYRADMKTLEVFSSWIVQQQQPQPART; encoded by the exons ATGGTGCAGCCGGTGTTCGACGCGGCGGTGCTGAGCGGCCGGGCGGACATCCCGTCGCAGTTCATCTGGCCCGAGGGCGAGAGCCCGACCCCGGACGCCGCCGAGGAGCTGCACGTCCCGCTCATCGACATCGGCGGCATGCTCTCCGGCGACCCCGCCGCGGCCGCCGAGGTGACGCGCCTCGTGGGCGAGGCCTGCGAGCGGCACGGCTTCTTCCAGGTCGTGAACCACGGTATCGACGCCGAGCTGCTGGCCGACGCGCACCGCTGCGTGGACAACTTCTTCACGATGCCCCTCCCGGAGAAGCAGCGCGCGCTGCGCCACCCCGGCGAGTCGTGCGGCTACGCCAGCAGCTTCACCGGCCGGTTCGCGTCCAAGCTGCCGTGGAAGGAGACCCTGTCCTTCCGCTCCTGCCCCTCCGACCCCGCCCTCGTCGTCGACTACATCGTCGCCACCCTCGGCGAGGACCACCGCCGCCTCGG GGAGGTGTACGCTCGGTACTGCTCGGAGATGAGCCGTCTGTCGCTGGAGATCATGGAGGTGCTCGGGGAGAGCCTGGGCGTCGGCCGCGCCCACTACCGGCGCTTCTTCGAGGGCAACGACTCCATCATGCGCCTCAACTACTACCCGCCGTGCCAGCGGCCGTTGGAGACGCTGGGCACGGGCCCGCATTGCGACCCGACGTCCCTGACCATCCTCCACCAGGACAACGTCGGCGGCCTGCAGGTGCACACGGAGGGCCGGTGGCGCTCCATCCGACCCCGCGCCGACGCCTTCGTGGTCAACATCGGCGACACCTTCATGGCGCTGTCTAACGGACGGTACAAGAGCTGCCTCCACAGAGCGGTGGTGAACAGCCGGGTCCCGAGGAAGTCGCTGGCCTTCTTCCTGTGCCCGGAGATGGACAAGGTGGTGGCGCCGCCGGGGACGCTGGTGGACGCCGCCAACCCGCGCGCCTACCCGGACTTCACGTGGCGGTCGCTGCTGGACTTCACGCAGAAGCACTACCGGGCCGACATGAAGACCCTCGAGGTCTTCTCCTCCTGGAtcgtccagcagcagcagccccagCCCGCCAGGACATGA